The Deltaproteobacteria bacterium region ATGCGTTCTTTTTTCATGACGAGCAACAAACCCATTCCACATCATTTTTCAAGATTTTAAATTTGACCCTGGAAATAAAAAAATAAGATAGAAGCTTCATGCAAATTTTATTTTTCTTTTTTGTTTTAATTTTTAGTGGAGTTCAAAACCTGCAAGCTCAAGGCGTTGCCCAAAATTCTGCCCAAAATCTAGAAGACCACGAAAAACAATTGCAACTTTACCGAAGTCAGCAGCGCTGGATCAAGGCGAGTGAAGAGCTGAAAATTATTTTGGATAAAAGCAGCCCTGAAGAAGTCGATAGACGTAGCGAAGAAGCGGCAGAGGCTTTTTTTAAGGCCCGCAACTACCGGGAGGCGGCAAAATATTATCAGCCTCTTTCTGAAAAAGTTGAAAACCAGAACAACTCTAAAATTTTAGACAAACTTGTTTCTGCCTATGCCCGCTCCAGCCAGTTCGATTTGGCCTTGAAAAACCTTGTGCTGTTGCAAAGTTTGACGGATCAGCCTTCTCCCAATTTAGATTACAAAAAAATCTTTCTTTTGTACGATGCGTCCCGCTGCAAAGAGGTTATTCCAGAAACAGACATTTTTGTTAAAAGCTACCCCAAAAGTCCAAAAACAGACGATGCGCTTTGGCTGAAGGTTGTCTGCGAAAAAAACCTGGGTCAGATCAGCGAAGCTCTGGAAGATTTACAAAATTTCAAAAAAAAATACCCCGAAAGCAACGCAAGGGTTTTGTTTTGGGAAAGTCGTTGGAACGACCTGATTCATGAAACCAAAAAGGCAAACAACGCGCACAAGGAATTGCTTCAGATGGAAAACAATTTTTATAACCTCTGGGACATGCGCAGAAAAAATCTGGATGCGAACGCGTGTTTAATGACTGCATCTCCCTTCAGCAAAAAATCACCTTCTGCAAAACAGAAAAAGAACAAGAAACTCACTGCTGACACTCAGCCTCGGGTCTTGAGTTTTCAAGAAATGGAACAGGTTTTAAAGGAACAAGAAACGGAAATTCAGAAATTGAAACCTGCCTCCTTTAACGAATGGGTGGAAGCGCTCGCTAGAATTCGAAAGATTCCCCCCGCATTAATTTATGCAATCCTGTACGAAGAGAGCCATTTCAATCCTAAAGCAACATCCCCTGCAGGGGCCTTGGGGCTTATGCAGATGATCCCTGAAACAGGTTTCGAAATTGCCGAGGCTTTAGACCTCAGTACTTTTGATTTTAATGATTTACTGGACCCCTGGCTAAATTCGAAATTTGGCATCACCTACCTCTCGATGCTGATGGAAAGATTTTCTGGAAATCTGGTCTACACCATCGCGGCCTACAACGCAGGCCCTGAAGCTGTAGAACGCTGGATTGGATTAAGAAAAAGTAAAAACTGCGAAGAGTGGATGGACCAAATCCCTTACAAAGAAACTTACAATTACGTCCAAAAAGTTTTGAAAAGCCTGTGGCGTTTTGAAAATGAAAAACCCTCTCTACTCCCAGGCTTCACTCAACCCAGCAAAACATGATCAATCTTGTGAAGGGGAATAAAAATTTCCGCAAAGGGGGGAATTTTTTCAACTTGCCTGTCTGACCCTACCCATTTGACTGTTAGCTGCAGCCCCGCCGAGCTTTTTTCGATTATTTTTCCGCCCACCCTCAAGATATTTTCCAAAATAGGCTTTTCTTTAATCTTGTTCCGATCGGCAATAATTAACAGCGGAGTATTGAGTAAGATCTCTACGTTTCTATCTTTCATGATTTCAAATCCTTTTTATACCTTCGTATGCGGATTAAACAATTTTTCGTACTCTTCCAAAGCAAAACGATCTGTCATGCCTGCCACATAATCGCAAACGATTCGTTCTACCTGAGAGCCCTCTTGAATTTTTTGAAAGACTTCTGTGGGTAAAATTTTGGGATGATCCAAATAAGCCTTGAACAAATCACGAATAATACGCCCGGCCTTATGGGCCATTCGTTCGACACGATAATGGCGATACAGATTGGCGAAGAGAAAACGCTTTAACTCCACTGTTTTTTTCTTGATCCCTTCACTGAAGCCCACCAGCATTTTTCCGCGACTTCTAACTTCTTCCAGGGTTTGAATATTTCTTTCCAAGATATTTTTTTGCGTCTCTTCAATGAGATCGGTCACTAGAAGATTAATCAAACCCTTCACAGTCACTCGACATTGAATCTCTTCGGGGGCCTGCGGATACAGTTTCTGAATACCCTCAAAATTTTCCTGCCACAACTCTACTGCTCTAAGTTGAGCAAGACTAATCAAGCCCGAACGCAAACCATCATCCAAATCGTGGTTGTTGTAGGCAATTTCATCGGCCAGATTCACCATTTGAGCCTCTAAGCTGGGTTCTCCTTCTCGAGCAAACACCCGACCTTGGGGAAGATCATATTCTGTAAAATGTTTTGAAATTCCCTCGAGCACCTCATAGGTTAAATTAAGCCCTGGAAAATTTGGGTAAGCCAACTCCAGCAGGGTCACCACTCGCAAAGATTGGCGATTGTGCTCAAAACCTCCAAAATCTTTCATGAGTTCGTCCATCACTTCTTGCCCCGAATGTCCAAAAGGAGGATGACCCAAGTCATGAGCCAAAGCGATGGCTTCAGCCAGATCTTCGTTCAGGCCCAGCATGCGCGCCATGCTGCGGGAAATCTGCGCCACTTCCAAACTATGCGTCAGTCGAGTACGATAATGGTCCCCTTCATGGTTGACGAAGACCTGAGTTTTATACTCAAGGCGGCGAAAGGCCTTGCTATGAATGATACGATCCCGATCGCGCTGAAAACGGCTGCGGTAAGGATGTTCTGGTTCAGCATATTCTCTTCCCATCGACTTTTGAGAATGACAGGCATAAGGAGCAAGGATTTGGAATTCTATTTCTT contains the following coding sequences:
- a CDS encoding deoxyguanosinetriphosphate triphosphohydrolase, giving the protein MLKTRVHLEEIEFQILAPYACHSQKSMGREYAEPEHPYRSRFQRDRDRIIHSKAFRRLEYKTQVFVNHEGDHYRTRLTHSLEVAQISRSMARMLGLNEDLAEAIALAHDLGHPPFGHSGQEVMDELMKDFGGFEHNRQSLRVVTLLELAYPNFPGLNLTYEVLEGISKHFTEYDLPQGRVFAREGEPSLEAQMVNLADEIAYNNHDLDDGLRSGLISLAQLRAVELWQENFEGIQKLYPQAPEEIQCRVTVKGLINLLVTDLIEETQKNILERNIQTLEEVRSRGKMLVGFSEGIKKKTVELKRFLFANLYRHYRVERMAHKAGRIIRDLFKAYLDHPKILPTEVFQKIQEGSQVERIVCDYVAGMTDRFALEEYEKLFNPHTKV
- a CDS encoding transglycosylase SLT domain-containing protein produces the protein MQILFFFFVLIFSGVQNLQAQGVAQNSAQNLEDHEKQLQLYRSQQRWIKASEELKIILDKSSPEEVDRRSEEAAEAFFKARNYREAAKYYQPLSEKVENQNNSKILDKLVSAYARSSQFDLALKNLVLLQSLTDQPSPNLDYKKIFLLYDASRCKEVIPETDIFVKSYPKSPKTDDALWLKVVCEKNLGQISEALEDLQNFKKKYPESNARVLFWESRWNDLIHETKKANNAHKELLQMENNFYNLWDMRRKNLDANACLMTASPFSKKSPSAKQKKNKKLTADTQPRVLSFQEMEQVLKEQETEIQKLKPASFNEWVEALARIRKIPPALIYAILYEESHFNPKATSPAGALGLMQMIPETGFEIAEALDLSTFDFNDLLDPWLNSKFGITYLSMLMERFSGNLVYTIAAYNAGPEAVERWIGLRKSKNCEEWMDQIPYKETYNYVQKVLKSLWRFENEKPSLLPGFTQPSKT